In Tubulanus polymorphus chromosome 2, tnTubPoly1.2, whole genome shotgun sequence, a single window of DNA contains:
- the LOC141898915 gene encoding uncharacterized protein LOC141898915, protein MWKTFCFLIVAISRIHLIYSTKTKCSRDHRFDIDCNVFEYKWMECWWKHLQNVTCFRNVRPKMWYTDQKENVETGEWKFITRFDKVDEYDEQTRIWKWPQGDYLNQHVHFVYAPKYRLKVVLRKVECGCQKHKQMEITLSKYLTVGPVQFLNSTGPLNSTAVELSWDKLVLRDTTLIYSIAYRCTSTFCTRRFETLEVSDVTSLDILGLTPFATYTFSVRVRAKGSKYGFSEESSVSIHMPSDVPAANPEIVEGGFYLIPPKTDLQFYTLEVYWKPIPIIQRQSDKYEVKAAIIPDVRPRKFIAEILPVKLTWSYRQFHLSRDGTHTIQIWSETDVGLNKSLLPAEISNLSLSRLRSLPQHPEHFRAIRLLYKRTVLVKWDRCWHADSITVYWCKNVHAFGGKQCRDQLKHKHLPGNSTELTLDFTNEKLCDKTIFAIGVKSKNLYSGIHWSRCLYKQQGVPVIGPIVEIQAFWQSAILSVVHQNCSMEVGYIERYIIVVSPNNATGGVNEKKETIYAQNPTLIIDNLDIATQYRVKIFAMTSAGKTGPTREMIFCTKTKISVSTECAGLSLVYIIIIIIGCVLVCAIANVTIVYFMWTLSKNRNTKKQVNDIEEPAQNGYSDNSKEKDTFPNYLPMNGKQPTDPRDEECVNTCVRLSSESQPTIYRSNSNHTIDDFLRNDALMTLYVDGGDDLREVFLPTSNDSTITTTENGRSRIRSADSGWNTNSSNSSSDCSMNSDTATVKLTGYRAKVNSDENPSSTSSSSASSTASSSSSSSSSSSSSSTTSSSSSSSGYSASSADSCDVVVVDGYKSKNLVDNFNCIRDRDDMNNTIKLKRSVSHDSNCSSRMPVVMEESVV, encoded by the exons ATGTGGAAAACGTTTTGCTTCTTGATCGTAGCAATTAGCAGAATTCACTTGATTTATAGCA CCAAGACTAAGTGTTCGCGAGATCATCGGTTTGACATCGACTGTAACGTTTTTGAGTATAAATGGATGGAATGCTGGTGGAAGCATCTCCAAAATGTCACTTGTTTCCGGAACGTTCGACCGAAAATGTGGTACACTGATCAAAAGGAAAATGTTGAAACAGG AGAGTGGAAATTCATCACGAGATTTGATAAAGTTGACGAATACGACGAACAGACCCGCATTTGGAAGTGGCCACAAGGAGACTATTTGAACCAGCACGTACATTTCGTTTATGCACCTAAATACCGTCTTAAAGTCGTACTTAGAAAAGTCGAGTGTGGGTGTCAGAAACACAAGCAGATGGAAATTACCCTTTCCAAATATT TAACCGTTGGTCCCGTTCAATTTCTAAATTCGACTGGACCGCTGAACAGTACTGCAGTGGAATTGTCATGGGATAAGCTTGTTTTAAGAGATACAACACTCATCTATTCTATCGCATATCGGTGTACTTCCACATTTTGCACGAGAAGG TTCGAAACTTTGGAGGTATCAGATGTGACGTCATTAGACATATTAGGGCTGACCCCATTCGCGACGTATACATTTTCAGTTCGTGTAAGGGCCAAGGGAAGCAAATACGGTTTCAGCGAGGAAAGTTCTGTTTCAATACATATGCCGTCTGATG TTCCTGCAGCAAACCCTGAAATCGTCGAAGGCGGATTTTATCTCATACCACCGAAAACGgatttgcaattttatacTTTAGAAGTTTATTGGAAG CCGATCCCCATTATTCAAAGACAGAGCGATAAGTACGAGGTTAAAGCTGCTATAATTCCCGATGTTCGTCCTCGCAAATTCATCGCGGAGATTTTGCCCGTCAAATTAACCTGGTCATACCGACAATTCCATCTGAGTCGAGATGGAACGCACACGATACAAATTTGGTCGGAAACTGATGTTGGTCTTAACAAATCGCTATTACCTGCAGAAATCTCGAATTTATCATTATCGAGATTAAGATCGT TGCCTCAACATCCTGAACATTTTCGGGCAATTCGATTATTATACAAAAGAACGGTTCTGGTGAAATGGGATAGATGCTGGCATGCTGATTCTATCACCGTTTATTGGTGCAAAAATGTCCATGCATTCGGAGGCAAACAGTGTCGG GATCAGTTGAAGCACAAACACCTCCCAGGAAATTCAACTGAATTGACGCTAGACTTCACTAATGAGAAATTATGCGACAAAACTATATTTGCTATCGGCGTAAAATCTAAGAATCTTTACAGCGGAATTCACTGGTCGAGGTGCCTATACAAGCAGCAAGGAG TTCCCGTCATCGGTCCCATTGTGGAGATACAAGCATTTTGGCAGTCGGCTATCTTATCTGTAGTTCATCAAAACTGTTCAATGGAAGTGGGATACATTGAACGATACATCATTGTAGTATCTCCGAATAATGCAACGGGAG GTGTcaatgaaaagaaagaaacgaTTTACGCTCAAAACCCGACACTGATAATCGATAACCTCGATATAGCTACGCAATATCGGGTTAAGATCTTTGCGATGACGTCTGCTGGTAAAACGGGACCGACCcgtgaaatgatattttgcaCAAAAA CCAAGATATCAGTAAGCACGGAATGTGCAG GCCTGTCGCTGGTCtacataatcattattatcattggttGTGTGTTAGTATGCGCCATAGCTAACGTTACGATTGTCTA TTTTATGTGGACGTTATcgaaaaatagaaacacaaaGAAACAAGTAAACGATATCGAG GAACCAGCGCAGAATGGTTATAGCGATAACAGCAAAGAAAAAGATACATTTCCGAATTACCTACCGATGAATGGCAAACAACCGACCGATCCTAGGGACGAGGAATGTGTTAATACTTGCGTTCGCCTTTCGTCCGAAAGTCAACCTACAATATATCGTTCTAATTCCAACCATACTATCGACGATTTCTTACGAAACGACGCCCTCATGACCCTATATGTCGACGGTGGAGACGATCTGCGTGAGGTTTTCTTACCGACCAGTAACGACTCGACCATCACTACAACGGAAAATGGCCGATCAAGAATTCGATCGGCTGATTCAGGCTGGAACACGAACTCTTCGAACAGTAGCAGCGATTGTTCAATGAATTCTGACACAGCTACTGTAAAACTGACCGGTTATCGGGCAAAGGTCAATTCAGATGAAAATCCGTCATCGACATCTTCATCCTCTGCATCCTCAACagcatcgtcatcgtcatcatcatcatcatcatcatcatcatcatcaacaacaTCATCGTCCTCGTCCAGTAGTGGATACAGCGCATCTTCAGCAGACTCTTGTgacgttgttgttgttgatggATATAAGAGTAAGAATCTGGTTGATAATTTTAACTGTATAAGGGATCGGGATGATATGAATAATACAATCAAACTGAAACGTTCAGTATCGCATGATAGTAATTGTAGTTCCAGAATGCCTGTCGTTATGGAAGAATCGGTTGTCTAG